In Pseudomonas glycinae, the DNA window CCTGGAAGACGAGTTCGGCAACGTCAACGTGGTGGTCTGGCGCGATCTGGCCGAGCGTCAGCGGCAGGTGCTGGTGGGCTCGCAATTGCTCAAGGTCGATGGCCGCTGGGAGCGTGAAGGCGAGGTGCGGCACCTGATTGCCGGACGCCTGAGCGATCTGACTCCGCTGCTCAACGGCATCCGCGTACAGAGCCGCGACTTCCACTGACAACCCGAACTGATCGTTGATCGTTCCCACGCTCTGCGTGGGAATGCCGCCATGGACGCTCCGCGTCCACTGTGACGCAGAGCGTCACGGTATGCATTCCCACGCGGAGCGTGGGAACGATCAGCACGAGCAGCACGCGGAGCGTGGGAACGATCAGCACGAGCAGCACACGGAGCGTGGGAACGAGTAATAGCTTTCAGCGCTGTGGCCAAAACCGCTCGCCACCCCCCGGTGCCTCCGTCCACGCTTGCAACGAGCGGGTCGGCAGGTCGAAGTAGTCCCGGGTCCGTGCATAACCATGCCCGCCCATGCGCCCGATCGCATCCAGCCCCAATTGATCGATGTACAGGGTTTTCGGATCGATCAACTCGTCGCGCACATGCGCCATCAACACCTCGCCAAAAATGATCTCCCGCGACTGGCCGATGTTCAGCGCCATCATCCGTCGACATTCCAGCGCCACGGGTGCTTCGCCGATTCGCGGGCATTTGACCGAAGTGCCGGGAATCGCCGTCAGCCCTGCTGCGGTCAACTCATCGAAGCCCGGCGCGAACGGCACGGCGCAGACGTTCATGGCCTCCACCAAGGCGTCACTGACGATGTTGACGGTGAACTCCTGATTCATCTGGATATTGCGCGTGGTGTCCTTCGGGCTCTGGTCGCCGTAGTTCTCCACGCCGAGCGCGAGAATGGGCGGGTCCGCCGACAGCGCATTGAAAAAACTGAACGGCGCGGCATTGACCCGGCCTTCGCCGTCGATGGTGGTGACCAGCGCAATCGGGCGCGGCACCACGCTGCCGATCAGAATCTTGTACTTTTCCCGTGGGCTCAGTTGGCTGAAATCGAAGCTGTGCATGGCAGTGTTCTCTAAAGAAGTGGATCGATGGCGCTCAACGGCGCCTCGGCGCTGTAGTCGTCGGCGAACGCAATGGCCGGCTGGAACAGGGTTTTCCAGTCCGGTCGGCCAAAGGTCCGGTCGCTGTGGCTGCGCATCAGTTTTTCGTATTGGCGCTGGGCCTGACGTTGCAGAGTGGGGTAGTCGACGCCGATGACCTGACCGTCGTGCATCACGCAGCGACCGTCGATGTAACTGGCGATGCAGTCGTCGCCGCGCCCGGCCAGCAGCAGGTTTTTCAGTGGATCGAACAGCGGGCCCAGGTGCAGGCCGCGCAGGCTGAACACGGTGATATCAGCCTTGGCGCCGGGTGCCAGGCGACCGAGGTCATCACGGCCCAATGCCTTGGCGCCGCCGAGGGTCGCGGCGTTGTACAGGTCGAGGCTGCTGGTCAGCGATGGACCACCTTCCATGAGCCGGGCGATGTTCAAACCGTGGCGCATGTTGGCCAGCAAATCCGCCGGCCAGGTGTCGGTGCCGAGGGCAAAGTTGATGCCTTTGGCCCGATAGCGGCCGAACGAATTCAGCGCCTCGCCATCACGGGCGAACACCAGCGGGCAGTGCACCAGACTGGCGCCGCCGTCGATGACCCGTTGCAAGTCGTCATCTCCCGAGGTGTAAATGCCGTGGGGCAACAGGCTGCGCGGGTTGAGCAAATCCAACCGCTGCAACCAGCCCAGCGGCGTGGTGCCGCGCAACTGTTCGACCATCGCTGCTTCGCCGGGCGCCTGACAGCAATGCAGACGCATCGGTGCGTTCAGTTCGCGGCTCAAGGCGGACGTACGCTGAAGCAGCGCCGGGGTGCAGGTCTGGATGCGATCCGGCAGCAGCGCACCGCGAATCAACCCGGCGTGGGCGCCATCGAAATCCTTGAAAAACCGTTCGGCCGCGTCCAGCCCCGCCAGGCCCCGAGCCTCATCCCAGTGATGGGCGAGGGTGCCGTCGGCGCGCCAGTAACTCATGCCGCTCATGTAGCAGGGGCCGAGATAGGTGCGCAGTCCCAGTTCGCCGGCCACGTCGGCGACCGCCGCGAACTCGTCGTAGGTCTCCGCCCATTCGCGGTAGTACATCGAGGTGATCGGCATCGCTGTGGTGATGCCGTTGCGGATCAACTGGGTGAAGGCGTAGCGGTATTTGAAGACCTCTTCTTCCGGGCTGAACGACTCGTGCGGGCCGGCGGCCAGATACTCCGCCGACCACATCCGGCCCATGGCGCGCTCGTCGCCGTTATCCAGGGTCAGCACCGTGGAATCGAGATCGCCGAGGGCGTCGAGGTCGATGAAACCGGGACCGATCAGCGCATTGCCGTAGTCGATCCATTGATCCACCGGCCCTTGGTATCCGCGCCCGACAAACTCGATCCGTGAACCGGCGAACACCACTTCACCATCGCGCCACAGCACATGTTGCGTGCCGTCGAAACCGACCACGCAACCGGCCTTCAGGCCGATCCGTTTCACAGACGGCTGCCCAGCAGACGACCGCCGCTGGCGATCAGTTCGCCGCCGCGATAGACCTGACGCACTGGCCGCGCGACTACCGCTTCACCAAGGGTTTCGACCGGCATCAGCAGAAAGTCTGCCGGCCGGCCGATTCCAAAACCATACTCTTCAACACCCAATGCGCGGGCACCGTTCACGGTCGCCGCGTCGAACGCCGCCGCCAGTTCATCGTCCTTGCCCAGGTCAAAACGGAACGCCAGCAGCATCGCCCGTTCCAGCATGTCGCCATTACCCATCGGCGACCACGCGTCACGAATGCCGTCGGAACCGAGGCAGACGTTGACGCCTGCCTCGCGCAGCGCCAGAAATGGCGGCACCGCGCAGTCGGCCGGTGCCGAACTCATCAGCGAAATCCCCAGCGCCGCGAGGCGTTCGGCGACCGGTTTGACCTGACTCCACGGCAGCATGCCGAGGCAATAGGCGTGGCTGATCATCACCCGGTTCTGCAGGTTGAAACGCTCGGTGTAATCGGCGATCCGGGCGATCTGCCACAGGCCCAGTTCACCTTTGTCGTGCAGGTGAATATCGACGCCGCGCTGGAATTCGCGGGCCAGTTTGAACACGAAATCCAGTTGCGCGATCGGGTCGTTGTCGATGCCGCAGGGGTCGAGGCCGCCGACATTCTCCACGCTCAAGGCCATGGCTTCGCGCATCAGTTCGGCGGTGCCGGGTCGGCTGATCAGGCCGGTTTGCGGGAATACCACCAGTTGCAGGTCGATCAGGTCGCTGTAGGTTTCGCGCAGGTGTTGCATGGCCTCGACGTGGCGCAGGCCGAATTCCGGGTCGATGTCGACGTGGCAACGCATCGTCAAAGAACCCCGGGCGATGCAGTTTTCCAGCAGGGCGCCGGCGCGTTCGGCGATCGGCGCCTTGACTTCACGCAGGACGCGGCGCTCGTTGCTGATGTAGTCCTTGAGCGTCGGGCCGGCGCTGTTCGGGCGCCAGGGCTGGCCGTACAGGGTCTTGTCGAGGTGGACGTGGCTTTCCACCAGCGGCGCGGTCAGGAGCTGGTTCTGGCCGTCGATGTCGGTGGCGGCCAGTGGAGCATCGGAGGCCGGGCGGCGTTGGGTGAACTTGCCGTTTTCGATCAGCAGGTCTTCGGCGGGGGCGCCGTAGGGGCGGATGTTTCTGAGCCAGCGGGGGTGGGACATTTCATACCTCTGTTTCTAGGTTGTCTGGGCGGGCCTCATCGCTGGCAAGCCAGCTCCCACAGGGATTGGTGTCGCTCACAGATCCAGTGTGAGAGTTGGCTTGCCAACGATGGCCGCAACTCGGTCTTGAGTCAGGTGATCAACCCTTGAGCTTCGACCAGATCCGATCCTGCAGCTCCCGCGCCTTGTTGCTGCATTCCTTCTCCGGCCGCAGCCGCGAGGCGTATTCCTCGGGCATGTTGATCGCGTCCATGACCTTCCATTTCGCATCCAGCAACTGATCGCTCTGAATCCCGTTGGCATAGGCAATCGCGTTGGACACGGCCGCCGCGTTTTCCGGTTTCATCATCCAGTCGATGAAAATCTTCGCGTTGCCTGGGTGCGGCGCGCTTTTCGGTACGGCGAAGTTGTCCTGGAACATTGCCAAGCCTTCTTTCGGGTACACGTACTTGATGGTGCTCTTCTGCAACGTGGCGCGGGCCGTCGAGCCGTTCCAGTTCTGCATCATGATCACTTCGCCCGAGGCCATGCGGTCGACGGTGTTGTCGGAGCTGTACATCTTCAAAAACGGTTTCTGTTTTTGCAGCAGTTCGAGGATGCGTTTGGCGTCCTGCGGGTTTTCCGTGCATTCGTCGACATTCAGGTAATGACTGGCGGCGTTGATCACGCTGCTGGAGGTATCGAGGGCGGCGAGCTGGCCTTGCAGTTCCTTGCGCGGCTCGAAGAATTCTTTCCACGAATCATCGAGCTTGCCGCCCGGTACCCGTGCGCTGTCATAGGAAAACCCGGTGGTGCCCCACAGGTACGGCGCCGAAAACTTGCGGCCCGGGTCGAAGCTTGGGTCGCGGAACGGGCCTTTGACGTACTGGAAGTTGTTCAGGGTCGGCGCGTCGATTTCCAGCAGCAGGTCCTGCTTGATCAGCGTCTGCATGATCGACTGCGACGGCACGATCACGTCATACGCGGCGCCGCCGGCCTGCAACTTGGCGAGCAGGGTTTCGTTGCTGTCATAGCCGTCCATGGTGACCTTGATCCCGGTCTCCTTTTCGAACTTGGCCAGCAGGTCCACCGGGTAGTAATCAGTCCAGTTGTAGAAAAACAATTCCTTGGGCTCGGCGGCGTGGGCGCCGAACGCGATGAAACAACTCAGGGCCAGACCGGATACTGCCAGACGCATGTTTTTCACTTTCATGAGCGCGCTCCAGGTTTATTGTTGTTTGCCGCGTTGGCCGAGCCAGAAGGCCAGCACCACCAGCACGATGGAAATCACCAGCATCAGGGTCGAAATCGCGTTGATCTCGGGCGTTACCCCGGCCTTGATCGCCGAGAAGATGTACACCGGCAACGTGGTCGAACCGGGCCCGGCGACGAAGAAGGTCATGATGAAATCGTCGAGGCTGACCACGAACGCCAGCACCGAACCGGACAACACCGCCGGCCACAGCAGCGGCAGGGTCACGCGGCGAAACACCTGCCACGGATTGGCGTACAGGTCGTTGGCGGCCTCCAGCAGGCTCTTGTCCAGATCGTTGAGCCGTGCGCGGATCGGCAGGTAGGCGAACGGAATGCAGAAGCCGATGTGCGCGACGATCACCGTCATCAGCCCAAGCTTGATCCCCAGCGCCATGAACAGCAGCAGGGTGGCCACGGCGGTGACGATCTCCGGCAGAATCAGCGGCAGGTTGATCCCGCCCTCGACCATTTTCTGTCCGTAGAACGGCCGGTAAGTCGCCAGGGCTGCGAGCAGTGCAATCGTCGTGGCGCAGACTGTGGCGATGGTCGCGACGATGATCGAATTCAGCGCTGCGGTCTGGATCGATGGATTGGCCAGGATCCGCCCGTACCAGGCGAACGAGAACTCGGTCCACACCGTCGCCGAGCGGTTGGCGTTGAAGCTGTAGGCGATCAACACCAGGATCGGCACGTACAGGTAGGCGAAGATCAGCAGGCTGATTTCCCGGGTTGCGGGGAGTTTTTTCAGGTGCAGAGAGATCATGCTTTCGCTCCCCGGTTCAGGGTTTTCGCCGTGCTACGGCTGTAGAGGGCGTAGAGCACCAGGGACAACAGCAGAATCCCCAGCAACAGGAACGACAGCGAACTGCCCAGCGGCCAGTTGCGCGCGGTGCCGAATTGCTGCTGGATCAGGTTGCCGATCATCAGGGTCTTGCCGCCGCCGAGGATCGCCGGGGTGATGAAGGCGCCGAGGCTCGGCACGAACACCAGCAACGCGCCGGCAATCACGCCAGGCATCGACAGCGGCAGGATGATCCGGCGCAGCGCATGCCAGCGGTTGGCGCCCAGGTCATAGGCGGCTTCCACCAGACGCCAGTCGAGTTTTTCCAGGGTCGAGTAGATCGGCAAAATCATGAACGGCAGGAAGCTGTAGACCAGACCGACGCTGACGGCGAAGTCGTTGTAGAGCAGGGTGATGCCGCCGGCACTCGGGAACAGCGCGTTGAGGCTCTGGGCGACCCAGCCCTGTTCGCGCAGGATGATCAGCCACGCGTAGTTGCGGATCAGCAGGTTGGTCCAGAACGGAATGGTGATGAGCAACACCATCAGATTGCGTCGGCGCGGGGTCAGGCTCGACATCCACAGCGCCACCGGAAAGCCGAACAGAAAGCACAACACCGTGGTGCCACCGGCCTGGAACACCGAGCGCAACAGCGCCTGGGCGTAGACCCAGTTCAGCTCCAGTTCGCCGTCAAAACCTTCCTGGAAAAACAGCTGCACATAACTCTGCAGTTGCCATTGAGCCTGCCAGTCGACACCACCGTAGGTGTTGCGCGGCAGCAGGCTGATGTAACCCATGATCCCCAGCGGAATGGCGATCAGGGCGAGCAGGGTCAACACCACCGGGCTGAGCAACAGCGCGCGGTTGAGGGAGGGGGAAGTGCTGCTGACGCTCATCTCAGGCCTCCATCAACAGGCAGGCCTGGGGCGGCAGGTGCACTGACACGCTTTCGCCGACGACGCGACCACGGTTCAGGCCTTCGTTGTTTTCCCGCAGCATGACTTTGATGTCGTTGTTCAAGCGGCACTGGTACAGCGTCGCGGTGCCGACATACAGCACCGCTTCGATCACACCGCGCAGATGATGCGGCTGATCCGCTGCAACCAGTTGCGAGCGCTCGGGCCGGAATGCCAGCTGCACGCTGCTGCCATTGACGCCTTGGGGCGGGCAGGGGATTTCCACCGGCATGCCGTTGGGTACGAAGATGTTTTCGTTGTGTTCGCCGCGTTTGAGTTGGCCGGGAAGGAAATTGATGTCGCCGATGAACTGGGCGACGAAGCGGTGCTGCGGGCGTTCATAGATGTCGGTCGGGGTGCCGATCTGCAGGATCTTGCCGGCGGACATCACCGCGATCCGGTCGGACAGGGTCAGCGCCTCTTCCTGATCGTGGGTGACGAAGATGAAGGTAATGCCGGCTTCCTGCTGCACGCGCTTGAGTTCGACCTGCATTTCCTTGCGCAGCTTCAGGTCCAGCGCCGACAGCGGCTCGTCGAGCAACAGCACTTTGGGCTTCGGCGCCAGGGCCCGGGCCAGAGCCACGCGCTGCTGCTGGCCGCCGGATAATTGCGCCGGTTTGCGCCCGGCCAGGTGCTCCATCTGCACCAGCGCGAGCATTTCGTCGACCCGTCCGGGAATCGCCTTGCGATCAAGACCCTGCATCTCGAGGCCGAAGGCGATATTCTGCGCGACACTCATGTGCGGAAACAGCGCGTAACTCTGGAACACCGTGTTGACCCGACGCTTGAACGGCGGCAGGTGATTGACCGTTTCGCCTGCCAGACGGATCTCGCCGTCGCTGACGTGTTCGAAACCGGCGATGGTGCGCAGCAGGGTGGTCTTGCCGCAGCCCGAGGGGCCGAGGAGGGTGAAGAATTCGTTGTCGGCGATGTTCACCGACACGTTGTCGAGGGCAGGCGCGAGGCCAGGGTCATCAGAATACCGCTTGGATACGTTACGCACTTCAATGGCTATTGGTTGACCCATAATGGTGCAATCCTCTAATTATTGTATGCAATATCTGAATGCAATTTAGAAATACCCGGATTAATCTGCTGGCGCAACCCCCCATTTCCCTGACTGAGTCGCTCGTCGGGCAGCGCTGCCAGCATTGAAGGAGTTTTCAGATGACCGAGAAAAAACCGGAAACCACGGTCGACCGCGTCTACCAAGGGGTTTACGAGGCGATCAGCAAACGTTCGCTGCGTCCAGGGATGAAGCTGGGCGAGGCGTCGCTGGCAGAATTGTTCAATGTCAGCCGCACGTCGGTTCGCGCGGCGCTCAAGCAATTGGAGGCCGACGGACTGGTCACCACCGAGCCCAATAAAGGTGCGTCGGTGTCGCTGCCCAGCGATGAGGAAATCCGGTCGCTGTTCGAAACCCGGCGTCTGGTCGAGATCGGTATCGTCACCGAACTGTGCCGGCGCAAGGACTCTGCGGTGATGCAGGACTTGCGCGATCATTTGCTGCTCGAGGACGAAGCCCACGAAGCCGGCGACCACGAGCGACTGATCCACCTGCTGGGCGAGTTCCACATCAAGCTCGCCCGCAGCCTGAATAACCCGGTGCTGCTCGACTGGTTCCAGAAGTTGATTTCCCGCGCCTCGCTGTACGCCGCGGCGCTGGATGACGACAGCCACGAAGCCTGTCGCGACGACGAACACCTGCGCCTGATCGAGTACATCGAGGCTGGCAATCAGAGCGCCGCCATCGAGCTGACCTGCATACACCTGGACGGCATCCAGAAGGCGATTCTCGACGTCGCTGCGAAGCTCAAGACCGGCTACCATCCGCTCAAACATCTGATCGAAGTCTGAACGTCGAGCCGGGGTGAAATCGGCTATACCTCTAATGAAACCATCGTTGCCCGATGCGCTCGAAACAGACGGGCGCGACGTTTGATCGCGCAGCGATAGATCCGGATCAACCACAAGGCGTTGAAGCAGCTGATGCAGTTTTTATCCGATAGCCATGGGTGTGACGGCTGGCAAGGCGAGATGGCCGGGCGAATCCGTGCGTTCGACTGGAGCAGGACCGATCTGGGCCCGCTCGAAACCTGGCCGGCCAGCCTGTGCAGCACAGTGCAATTGATGCTGGCATCGCCGCTGCCGATGGTCATGCTCTGGGGCCATGCCGGCTACATGATCTACAACGACGCTTACTCACGATTCGCCGGCGGACGACATCCCTACCTGCTCGGATCGCCGGTGGAACTGGGCTGGCCGGAGGTGGCCGATTTCAACCGGCATGTGGTCGACACCTGTCTGGCCGGCGGCACCCTGGAATATCGCAACAAGGTCCTGGTGTTGCTGCGCGACGGCGTACCCGAGGATGTCTGGCTCGATTTGTATTACAGCCCGGTGGCCAACGATGCCGGTGTGCCTTCGGGCGTCATGGCGATGGTGGTGGAAACCACTGAACTGGTGCTGTCCGAACGCTTGCGTCAGGCCGCCGAAGACGCTTATCGCGCCGATAACGAGCGGGTGCGACTGGCATTGAATGCCGGGGCACTGCTCGGCTCCTTTGTCTGGGACGTCAGAAACAACGTACTGTCGGCCGACGAGCGTTTCGCCCGGACATTTTCCTATCCGCCTGATCAAGACCTGAGCAATCTGCCGCAGCATATCGCCGAAGCGCACATTCACCCGGACGATCGCAATTGGGTAAAGGAGTGTGTGGAGAATTCGGTCCGCACCGGCGAGCCCTACAACGCCGAGTACCGGGTGGTGCGTGCCGATGGCAGTTGTCTGTGGGTGCTCGCCAGTGGCGCTTGCGAATTCGACGAGCAGGGCCGACCGTTCCGTTTTCCCGGTGTGCTGATCGACATTAACGAGCGCAAGGCGGCTGAAGAGTCACTGCTCAAGTTCACCCGCAACCTCGAACAGCGTGTCGCGGATGAAGTCGAGGCGCGCCTCGCCGCCGAAGAGCAATTGCGCCAGTCGCAGAAACTCGAATCCATCGGCGGCCTCACCGGCGGCGTGGCTCACGACTTCAACAACCTGCTGCAAGTGATCGCCGGCAACCTGCACCTGTTGGCGCGGCATGAACCGGACAATGCCAACGTCCAGCGTCGGGTCAGCGCTTCGCTGGCGGCGGTGGAGCGTGGCGCCAAGCTGTCTTCGCAACTGCTCGCGTTTGCCCGGCGTCAGCCGCTGTCGCCGGCCGTGTGCAATCCCCGGCAAATCTTCGACGGTGTGGGCGAGTTGCTGCAACGGGCGCTGGGCGAAACCATTCAGATCGACGTACAACTGCCGGACGAACCTTGGCACATCAACGTCGATCGCAATCAACTGGAAAACGCCATTCTCAATCTGGCGATCAATGCCCGGGATGCCATGAAGGGCGAGGGCACGATTGTGCTCGGTGCCTCGAATCTCTCACTGGATCGGGCGTTCTGCTCGGGCAAAGGCATCGTGCCGGGGGATTTCGTCCGGGTTTCGGTCAGTGACAGCGGCGTGGGCATTGCCCCGCACATGCTCGAGCAGGTGTTCGAACCGTTCTTCACCACCAAGGCCGACGGCCAGGGCACCGGTCTCGGTTTGAGCATGGTGTTCGGTTTCGTCAAGCAGAGCGGCGGTCATGTCGAGATCGACAGTCGGATCGGCGAAGGCACGCGGGTGCAGTTGTACTTCCCGCGCAGCCTGCGCCCCGTGCTTGATGACTCGCCGAGCGTCAATTATCAGCAGGCGGGCGGTCACGAGACGATCCTGGTGGTCGAGGACAACGAAGCGGTGCGCACCTCGGCGGTCGAGCTGTTGCGCGAAGAAGGCTACCGCGTGCTGACGGCCGGCAACGGTGACGCGGCCATGCAGATGTTGATGGAAGGCGCTCGGGTCGACCTGATTTTCACCGACGTGGTCATGCCCGGTCTGATCAAGAGCTCCGATCTGGCGGCGTGGGCCAAGGTGCAAATGCCGCCGGTGGCCGTGCTGTTCACCTCGGGCCACACCCGCGACATCATCTCGCGCAACCACCAGCTCAGTCCCGACACCCATTTGCTCGGCAAACCCTATGGCCCCGAAGCATTGCTGCAGATGATCCGTTCCGTGCTCAGCACCTGAGCTCCAATCCCCTGACCAAGGCTGGCCGATGACTTCCAGACGCAATTCCAGTTCTGCCGCCGGCATGGTTCGCGTGCGCGGTGCCCGTGAACACAATCTGAAGAACGTGGACGTCGACATTCCTCGCGATGCACTGGTGGTGTTCACCGGCGTGTCGGGGTCGGGCAAGTCGTCGCTGGCGTTTTCAACGCTGTATGCCGAAGCCCAGCGACGCTATTTCGAATCGGTGGCGCCCTATGCGCGAAGGCTGATCGATCAGGTTGGCGTGCCGGACGTCGATTCCATCGAAGGCCTGCCGCCGGCCGTGGCCCTGCAGCAACAGCGCGGCACGCCGAGCACGCGTTCGTCGGTGGGCAGCGTCACCACGTTGTCGAGCCTGATCCGCATGCTGTACTCGCGCGCCGGCAGCTACCCACCGGGTCAGCCGATGCTGTATGCCGAGGATTTTTCACCGAACACGCCGCAGGGCGCGTGCCCGCAATGCCATGGACTGGGCCGGGTCTACGAGGTCACCGAGGCGTTGATGGTGCCGGATCCGAATCTGACCATCCGCCAGCGCGCCGTAGCCTCATGGCCGCTGGCCTGGCAGGGGCAGAACCTGCGCGACATCCTGGTGACCATGGGTATCGATGTCGATATCCCGTGGCGCAAGCTGCCGAAAAAACAGCGTGACTGGATCCTCTTCACCGAGGAAACACCAACCGTTCCGGTGTACGCCGGGCTGACGCCGGAAGAAACCCGCGTCGCCCTCAAGCGCAACATGGAGCCCAGTTATCAAGGCACCTTCACTGGCGCCCGGCGCTACATCCTGCATACCTTCACCCATTCGCAAAGTGCGCTGATGAAGAAGCGCGTGTCGCAGTTCATGATCGGCAGCCTCTGCCCGTTGTGCGATGGCAAGCGCCTCAAGCGTGAGGCGCTGTCGGTAACGTTTGCCGGGCATGACATCGGCGAGTTGTCGCGGATGTCTCTGTTGCAAGTCGCCGAGGTTTTGCGGCCGGTCGCGGACGCGAGCTGGCTGGAACACGCCGATGAAACCGGTGAAACCCTGACCCACAGCCAGACCCGCGAAGCCCGGCAGCAGCGCGTGGCCCATGGCGCCAGCGGCCACGCCAACGCGCCGGACGTGCGCCATACGCCGAACCTGTCGCTGGAAAAACGCCTGGCCGCGCAGCGCATTGCCGAGGATCTGCTGGAACGGGTCAGCACCCTGACCGATCTGGGCCTCGGTTATCTGGCCCTGGAACGCAGCACGCCGACCCTGTCGTCCGGCGAATTGCAACGCCTGCGACTGGCCACCCAACTGGGCTCGCAATTGTTCGGCGTGATCTACGTGCTCGACGAACCTTCCGCCGGCCTGCACCCGGCCGACGGCGAGGCCCTGTTCGAGGCCTTGCAGCGTCTGAAGGCCGACGGCAACAGCGTGTTTGTGGTCGAGCACGATCTGGACACCATGCGCCGGGCCGACTGGCTGATCGACGTCGGCCCGGCGGCGGGCGAAAAGGGGGGGCAGATTCTCTACAGCGGCCCGCCGCCGGGGCTGGCGGCGATCGAGCACTCGCAGACCCGCGCCTATCTGTTCGCCGAACAGCAACGGCCGACCCGCGCCGCGCGCAAACCTTCGGGCTGGCTGAAGCTCGACGGCGTCACGCGTAACAACCTGAATAACCTCAGCGCCGAGTTTCCGTTGGGCTGTTTCACCTCGGTCACCGGCGTCTCCGGTTCCGGCAAGTCGAGTCTGGTCAGCCAGGCGCTGCTGGAACTGGTCGGCGCGCAGCTCGGGCGCAGCGTCGGTGACGCCGAGCCGGAAGAGCTCAATCTGGAAGACGATACCCCGTCTGCCAGCACCGGCCAGGTCAGCGCCGGGCTGGAGTCGATCAAGCGTCTGGTTCAGGTCGATCAGAAACCCATCGGCCGCACCCCGCGTTCGAATCTGGCGACCTACACCGGGCTGTTCGACAACGTGCGCAAGTTGTTCGCCGCGACTGACGAGGCGAAAGCGGCGGGCTACGACGCCGGGCAGTTTTCCTTCAACGTCGCCAAGGGGCGCTGCCCGACCTGCGAAGGCGAGGGCTTTGTCAGCGTCGAATTGCTGTTCATGCCCAGCGTTTATGCGCCGTGCCCGACCTGCCATGGCGCGCGATACAACCCCGAAACGCTGGCCATCCTCTGGCAGGGCTTGAGCATTGCGCAGGTGCTGCAACTGACCGTGGATGAAGCGGTGGTGGTATTTGCCGAGCAACCGGCGATCCGTCGTTCACTGGAAGTGCTGCGCGACATCGGCCTCGGTTACCTGCGCCTCGGGCAACCGGCGACCGAGTTGTCCGGCGGCGAAGCCCAGCGGATCAAACTGGCCACCGAGCTGCAACGCAATCAGCGCGGCGCGACGTTGTACGTGCTCGACGAGCCTACCACCGGTTTGCATCCGCGAGACGTCGACCGCTTGTTGGAGCAACTGGACAATCTGGTGAGCGCAGGACACACGGTGATCGTGGTCGAGCATGAAATGCGCGTGGTGGCGCAGAGCGATTGGGTAATCGACATCGGTCCGGGCGCGGGGGATCAGGGCGGCCGGATCGTCGTGGCCGGGACGCCGCAGAAAGTGGCGGCGAGCAAGAAGAGCCGGACTGCGCCGTTTCTCTCCAGGGCTTTGAGCCGCTGACTGCGTCGCATGGGCCGGCCTCATCGCGGGCAAGCCCGCTCCCACAGAGTCTGAGGTGTTCACGAATTTGTGTACGGCACAAAAAACTGTGGGAGCGGGCGTGCCCGCGATGGCGGCGTATCAGGCACCGTCGAGGGTGCGACGCACCTTGTCCAGCAGTGCGCTGATTTGAAACGGCTTGACCAGCATGTCCATGCCGGCTCCGAGGAATACCTGCCGGTTGATCGCGGTTTCCGCATAACCGGTCATGAACAGGATCGGCAGCGCTTCGCGCCAGCCCCGGGCAAC includes these proteins:
- a CDS encoding extracellular solute-binding protein; translation: MKVKNMRLAVSGLALSCFIAFGAHAAEPKELFFYNWTDYYPVDLLAKFEKETGIKVTMDGYDSNETLLAKLQAGGAAYDVIVPSQSIMQTLIKQDLLLEIDAPTLNNFQYVKGPFRDPSFDPGRKFSAPYLWGTTGFSYDSARVPGGKLDDSWKEFFEPRKELQGQLAALDTSSSVINAASHYLNVDECTENPQDAKRILELLQKQKPFLKMYSSDNTVDRMASGEVIMMQNWNGSTARATLQKSTIKYVYPKEGLAMFQDNFAVPKSAPHPGNAKIFIDWMMKPENAAAVSNAIAYANGIQSDQLLDAKWKVMDAINMPEEYASRLRPEKECSNKARELQDRIWSKLKG
- a CDS encoding amidohydrolase family protein — protein: MKRIGLKAGCVVGFDGTQHVLWRDGEVVFAGSRIEFVGRGYQGPVDQWIDYGNALIGPGFIDLDALGDLDSTVLTLDNGDERAMGRMWSAEYLAAGPHESFSPEEEVFKYRYAFTQLIRNGITTAMPITSMYYREWAETYDEFAAVADVAGELGLRTYLGPCYMSGMSYWRADGTLAHHWDEARGLAGLDAAERFFKDFDGAHAGLIRGALLPDRIQTCTPALLQRTSALSRELNAPMRLHCCQAPGEAAMVEQLRGTTPLGWLQRLDLLNPRSLLPHGIYTSGDDDLQRVIDGGASLVHCPLVFARDGEALNSFGRYRAKGINFALGTDTWPADLLANMRHGLNIARLMEGGPSLTSSLDLYNAATLGGAKALGRDDLGRLAPGAKADITVFSLRGLHLGPLFDPLKNLLLAGRGDDCIASYIDGRCVMHDGQVIGVDYPTLQRQAQRQYEKLMRSHSDRTFGRPDWKTLFQPAIAFADDYSAEAPLSAIDPLL
- a CDS encoding ABC transporter permease, giving the protein MSVSSTSPSLNRALLLSPVVLTLLALIAIPLGIMGYISLLPRNTYGGVDWQAQWQLQSYVQLFFQEGFDGELELNWVYAQALLRSVFQAGGTTVLCFLFGFPVALWMSSLTPRRRNLMVLLITIPFWTNLLIRNYAWLIILREQGWVAQSLNALFPSAGGITLLYNDFAVSVGLVYSFLPFMILPIYSTLEKLDWRLVEAAYDLGANRWHALRRIILPLSMPGVIAGALLVFVPSLGAFITPAILGGGKTLMIGNLIQQQFGTARNWPLGSSLSFLLLGILLLSLVLYALYSRSTAKTLNRGAKA
- a CDS encoding flavin reductase family protein, whose protein sequence is MHSFDFSQLSPREKYKILIGSVVPRPIALVTTIDGEGRVNAAPFSFFNALSADPPILALGVENYGDQSPKDTTRNIQMNQEFTVNIVSDALVEAMNVCAVPFAPGFDELTAAGLTAIPGTSVKCPRIGEAPVALECRRMMALNIGQSREIIFGEVLMAHVRDELIDPKTLYIDQLGLDAIGRMGGHGYARTRDYFDLPTRSLQAWTEAPGGGERFWPQR
- a CDS encoding ABC transporter permease, producing the protein MISLHLKKLPATREISLLIFAYLYVPILVLIAYSFNANRSATVWTEFSFAWYGRILANPSIQTAALNSIIVATIATVCATTIALLAALATYRPFYGQKMVEGGINLPLILPEIVTAVATLLLFMALGIKLGLMTVIVAHIGFCIPFAYLPIRARLNDLDKSLLEAANDLYANPWQVFRRVTLPLLWPAVLSGSVLAFVVSLDDFIMTFFVAGPGSTTLPVYIFSAIKAGVTPEINAISTLMLVISIVLVVLAFWLGQRGKQQ
- a CDS encoding amidohydrolase family protein; its protein translation is MSHPRWLRNIRPYGAPAEDLLIENGKFTQRRPASDAPLAATDIDGQNQLLTAPLVESHVHLDKTLYGQPWRPNSAGPTLKDYISNERRVLREVKAPIAERAGALLENCIARGSLTMRCHVDIDPEFGLRHVEAMQHLRETYSDLIDLQLVVFPQTGLISRPGTAELMREAMALSVENVGGLDPCGIDNDPIAQLDFVFKLAREFQRGVDIHLHDKGELGLWQIARIADYTERFNLQNRVMISHAYCLGMLPWSQVKPVAERLAALGISLMSSAPADCAVPPFLALREAGVNVCLGSDGIRDAWSPMGNGDMLERAMLLAFRFDLGKDDELAAAFDAATVNGARALGVEEYGFGIGRPADFLLMPVETLGEAVVARPVRQVYRGGELIASGGRLLGSRL